The following are encoded together in the bacterium genome:
- a CDS encoding MBL fold metallo-hydrolase: MVLAVACDRSGPPPATPADGVADARGHTAPTDRTAARNAAVAAALPLDDQQDFLDARRGLVASDPEVEITGADGRRIWSTRDYAFVTGEAPPSVDPSLWRQAKLNGIHGLFEVAPGIHQVRGYDLANMSIIAGRTGWIVVDPLGSHETAAAALALARRHLGEQPIRAVIFTHSHVDHFGGIDGVLPDAAARAGVRLIAPKGFIEEATSENVLAGLAMGRRATFMYGMPLARSPRGHVDTGLGKQPSRGGLSIAVPTDLVDRTPQAMDVDGVPFVFQYTPASEAPAELTFYLPGAKAFCAAEIATHTMHNLYTLRGAKVRDALRWSGYLEEAIELFPDAEVVFASHHWPVWDRPRVRAFLEQQRDMYRYIHDQTLRLANAGATPLEIAEQIELPASLRTGFATRGYYGTVRQNARAVYQSYFGWYDGNPANLDPLPPVEAATRYVAAMGGAAAVLEKADAAFDAGDYRWAATLLNHVVFAEPDDATARERLAAVYDQLGYQAESGPWRDEYLTGALELRHGPQGSAVDPVEAANLLLHLPLADFFASLAARVVGPKADGADTTLNLTFTDLDETWVLTLANAVLHAARRDPDPAAAATVRLTRPFLVRLVTGQSGLRELVFSDELKVDGSRMALLSFLMLLERAGSTPFPIVTP, translated from the coding sequence CTGGTCCTCGCCGTCGCCTGCGATCGCTCCGGGCCACCGCCGGCGACGCCCGCGGACGGCGTCGCCGACGCGCGCGGCCACACGGCACCCACCGACCGCACCGCGGCCCGCAACGCGGCCGTCGCCGCGGCACTGCCGCTCGACGACCAGCAGGACTTCCTCGACGCCCGCCGCGGCCTGGTCGCGAGCGATCCGGAGGTCGAGATCACCGGCGCGGACGGCCGCCGCATCTGGAGCACGCGCGACTACGCCTTCGTCACCGGCGAGGCGCCGCCGAGCGTCGACCCGAGCCTGTGGCGACAGGCGAAGCTGAACGGCATCCACGGCCTGTTCGAGGTCGCGCCGGGCATACACCAGGTCCGCGGCTACGACCTCGCGAACATGTCGATCATCGCGGGCAGGACCGGGTGGATCGTCGTCGACCCGCTCGGCTCGCACGAGACCGCCGCCGCCGCGCTGGCGCTCGCGCGCCGCCACCTGGGCGAGCAGCCGATCCGCGCCGTGATCTTCACCCACAGCCACGTCGACCATTTCGGCGGCATCGACGGCGTGCTGCCCGACGCCGCCGCGCGCGCCGGCGTGCGCCTCATCGCCCCCAAGGGCTTCATCGAGGAGGCGACGAGCGAGAACGTGCTCGCCGGCCTGGCGATGGGGCGGCGCGCGACGTTCATGTACGGCATGCCGCTCGCGCGCAGCCCGCGCGGCCACGTCGACACCGGGCTCGGCAAGCAGCCGTCGCGCGGCGGGCTCTCGATCGCCGTACCGACCGACCTCGTAGACCGCACGCCGCAGGCGATGGACGTCGACGGGGTGCCGTTCGTGTTCCAGTACACGCCGGCGTCGGAAGCCCCCGCGGAGCTGACGTTCTACCTCCCCGGCGCGAAGGCCTTCTGCGCAGCGGAGATCGCCACGCACACGATGCACAACCTCTATACGCTGCGCGGGGCGAAGGTGCGCGACGCGCTGCGCTGGAGCGGCTATCTCGAGGAGGCCATCGAGCTCTTCCCCGACGCCGAGGTCGTGTTCGCGAGCCACCACTGGCCGGTGTGGGATCGGCCGCGCGTGCGCGCGTTCCTCGAGCAGCAGCGCGACATGTACCGCTACATCCACGACCAGACGCTGCGTCTCGCCAACGCCGGCGCCACGCCGCTCGAGATCGCCGAGCAGATCGAGCTGCCGGCGTCGCTGCGCACGGGCTTCGCCACCCGCGGCTACTACGGCACCGTGCGCCAGAACGCGCGCGCCGTCTACCAGAGCTACTTCGGCTGGTACGACGGCAACCCGGCCAACCTCGACCCGCTGCCGCCGGTCGAGGCCGCCACCCGCTACGTCGCCGCGATGGGCGGCGCCGCGGCGGTGCTGGAGAAGGCGGACGCGGCGTTCGACGCAGGCGACTACCGCTGGGCCGCGACGCTCCTGAACCACGTCGTCTTCGCCGAGCCCGACGACGCGACGGCACGCGAACGCCTGGCCGCCGTCTACGACCAGCTGGGCTACCAGGCCGAGTCGGGCCCCTGGCGCGACGAGTACCTCACCGGCGCGCTCGAGCTGCGCCACGGCCCGCAGGGCTCGGCCGTCGATCCGGTGGAGGCGGCGAACCTCCTCCTGCACCTGCCGCTCGCGGACTTCTTCGCGTCGCTGGCGGCGCGCGTCGTCGGCCCCAAGGCCGACGGCGCCGACACGACCCTGAATCTCACCTTCACCGACCTCGACGAGACCTGGGTGCTGACGCTCGCGAACGCCGTCCTGCACGCGGCCCGCCGCGACCCCGATCCGGCCGCCGCGGCCACCGTGCGCCTGACGCGGCCGTTCCTGGTGCGCCTGGTGACCGGTCAGTCGGGGCTCCGGGAGCTGGTGTTCTCGGACGAGTTGAAGGTAGATGGCAGTCGAATGGCGCTTCTTTCGTTCCTGATGCTGCTCGAACGGGCGGGCAGTACGCCCTTCCCGATCGTCACTCCATGA
- a CDS encoding glycosyltransferase — MSAAAPRVSVVVPNYNYAALLPERMRSILAQTRRDFEVILLDDASTDDSVAVLEQYVDPPRVRLVRNAENGGNPFRQWARGIALARGAYVWMAEADDSADPRLLARCAGVLDAHPNVGLVHCAFRRLDARGVAEDLSGVWWRDLDAERWRRDHVAPGAEELRWLACWNVISSASGVVFRRAVYDAAGGVDPSFRLAGDWDLWVRMARLADVGFVAEPLNLWRWHGGSVRATAARSGEEQREVERVLAGLARASGAAPETLLASYHRRHAESALRWRNAPLARKHAAALLRRRPLDGDTWRILLRSGLLLARTGLRPSRAG, encoded by the coding sequence GTGTCCGCCGCCGCGCCGCGCGTCTCGGTCGTCGTGCCGAACTACAACTACGCGGCGCTGCTGCCGGAGCGGATGCGGAGCATCCTCGCGCAGACGCGCCGGGACTTCGAGGTCATCCTGCTCGACGACGCGTCCACCGACGACAGCGTCGCGGTGCTGGAGCAGTACGTCGATCCGCCGCGCGTCCGCCTGGTGCGCAACGCGGAGAACGGCGGCAATCCGTTCCGGCAGTGGGCGCGCGGCATCGCGCTCGCCCGCGGCGCGTACGTGTGGATGGCCGAGGCCGACGACAGCGCCGATCCGCGGCTGCTCGCGCGCTGCGCAGGCGTGCTCGACGCCCACCCGAACGTCGGGCTCGTCCACTGCGCCTTCCGGCGGCTCGACGCGCGCGGCGTCGCCGAGGACCTGTCCGGCGTCTGGTGGCGCGACCTCGATGCGGAGCGTTGGCGCCGCGACCACGTCGCGCCGGGCGCCGAGGAGCTGCGCTGGCTGGCGTGCTGGAACGTGATCTCGAGCGCCAGCGGCGTCGTCTTCCGGCGCGCCGTGTACGACGCCGCCGGCGGCGTCGACCCGTCGTTCCGTCTCGCCGGCGACTGGGACCTGTGGGTGCGCATGGCACGGCTCGCCGACGTCGGCTTCGTGGCCGAGCCGCTGAACCTCTGGCGCTGGCACGGCGGTAGCGTGCGCGCGACGGCGGCGCGCAGCGGCGAGGAGCAGCGTGAGGTCGAGCGCGTGCTCGCCGGGCTCGCGCGGGCGAGCGGCGCCGCGCCGGAGACGCTGCTCGCGAGCTATCATCGCCGCCACGCCGAGAGCGCGCTGCGCTGGCGCAACGCGCCGCTCGCCCGCAAGCACGCCGCCGCGCTGCTGCGCCGCCGCCCGCTCGACGGCGACACCTGGCGCATCCTGCTGCGCAGCGGCCTGCTCCTGGCCCGGACCGGCCTGCGCCCGTCGCGGGCGGGCTGA
- a CDS encoding glycosyltransferase family 2 protein yields MPPRISAIVCTQDRAAYLAKALRSLAAQTLVPDAYEVVVVDNASRDETPAVIAAAARGAVPLIAVHEARRGLAHARNAGLRAAGAPFVAYLDDDAIASPAWLATLLAVFEEERPTPGCAGGRVDPIWEAPRPAWLSDALLPYLTVVDWTPAPGVLEEPRYIAGANLAFARAALEAVGGFAPELGRVGSVLLSNEEILVERRLRRRGYTCYYHPAAAVAHHVPASRLDRRWFLDRFWWQGVSDAVLETLDDRRPAWRRIARGMRRGLLPALRGWRPGGAASAHPAAFLAACQARHDLAYGLGLLRGARRG; encoded by the coding sequence ATGCCGCCGCGGATCAGCGCCATCGTCTGCACGCAGGATCGTGCGGCGTACCTCGCGAAGGCCCTGCGCAGCCTCGCCGCGCAGACGCTCGTCCCGGACGCCTACGAGGTCGTGGTCGTCGACAACGCCTCGCGCGACGAGACCCCGGCCGTGATCGCCGCGGCGGCGCGGGGCGCGGTGCCGCTGATCGCCGTCCACGAGGCCCGGCGCGGCCTCGCGCACGCACGCAACGCCGGCCTGCGAGCGGCCGGCGCGCCCTTCGTCGCCTATCTCGACGACGACGCGATCGCCTCGCCGGCCTGGCTCGCAACGCTGCTCGCCGTCTTCGAGGAGGAGCGGCCGACGCCCGGCTGCGCCGGCGGCCGCGTCGACCCGATCTGGGAGGCGCCGCGCCCGGCGTGGCTGTCGGACGCGCTGCTGCCGTACCTGACGGTGGTCGACTGGACGCCGGCGCCGGGCGTGCTCGAGGAGCCGCGCTACATCGCGGGCGCGAACCTCGCCTTCGCGCGTGCGGCGCTGGAGGCGGTCGGCGGCTTCGCGCCCGAGCTCGGGCGCGTCGGCTCGGTGCTGCTGTCGAACGAGGAGATCCTGGTCGAGCGCCGCCTGCGCCGGCGCGGCTACACCTGCTACTACCACCCCGCCGCCGCGGTGGCGCACCACGTGCCGGCGAGCCGTCTCGACCGCCGCTGGTTTCTCGACCGCTTCTGGTGGCAGGGCGTCTCCGACGCGGTGCTGGAGACGCTCGACGACCGCCGCCCCGCGTGGCGCCGGATCGCGCGCGGCATGCGCCGCGGCCTCCTGCCGGCGCTGCGCGGCTGGCGCCCGGGCGGCGCGGCGTCGGCGCATCCGGCCGCGTTCCTCGCCGCCTGCCAGGCGCGACACGACCTCGCCTACGGCCTCGGGCTGCTGCGCGGCGCCCGGCGGGGGTGA
- a CDS encoding glycosyltransferase family 4 protein has product MRILVLSNTPFAPPTAGNRRRIHDMLAWLRARGAAVAMLMLPAEDRGEWDVAAMRTGLDAFEIAEEIAPPRPSRPERLLRRLAPTLPHRPDGWCPPAFRDRAARFAAAWRPDVVLVEYVFLSACIPALRALASPPRVVIDTHDLMHRRVAAYGEAGLRAQWFHTTRGAERRGLARADLVLAIQEDDARVLRTLVRPDAVLTVPHAQPVAPAPLAAATSQCLVAASYNDINVVGLEWLLREVWPRLRAALPAAELVVCGNVIAKIGVRPAGVAFRGVVPSLDDAYAASRVVLVPVPSGTGLKVKLVEALCHGRPVVTTPAGAAGVDAGEGTGVAVAADAEAFVAATRRLLEDEVAWRAAAGAAAAHARRRFAPDAAFAPLWDALEGRVRRDD; this is encoded by the coding sequence ATGCGCATCCTCGTCCTCTCGAACACGCCGTTCGCCCCGCCGACGGCCGGCAACCGCCGCCGCATCCACGACATGCTCGCCTGGCTGCGCGCGCGCGGCGCCGCGGTCGCGATGCTGATGCTGCCGGCGGAGGATCGCGGCGAGTGGGACGTCGCGGCGATGCGCACCGGGCTCGACGCCTTCGAGATCGCCGAGGAGATCGCGCCGCCGCGGCCGAGCCGGCCCGAGCGCCTGCTGCGACGGCTGGCGCCGACGCTGCCGCATCGCCCAGACGGCTGGTGCCCGCCGGCGTTCCGCGACCGCGCCGCCCGCTTCGCGGCGGCGTGGCGGCCGGACGTCGTCCTCGTCGAGTACGTCTTCCTCTCCGCCTGCATCCCCGCGCTGCGCGCGCTCGCGTCTCCGCCGCGCGTGGTGATCGATACGCACGACCTGATGCACCGGCGGGTCGCCGCCTACGGCGAGGCCGGGCTGCGCGCGCAATGGTTCCACACCACGCGCGGCGCCGAGCGCCGCGGGCTCGCGCGCGCCGACCTCGTGCTCGCCATCCAGGAGGACGACGCGCGCGTCCTCCGCACCCTGGTGCGGCCGGACGCCGTGCTGACGGTGCCGCACGCGCAGCCGGTCGCGCCGGCGCCGCTCGCCGCCGCGACGAGCCAGTGTCTCGTCGCCGCGTCGTACAACGACATCAACGTCGTCGGCCTCGAATGGCTGCTGCGCGAGGTGTGGCCGCGCCTGCGCGCCGCGCTGCCGGCCGCGGAGCTCGTCGTGTGCGGCAACGTCATCGCGAAGATCGGCGTGCGGCCGGCGGGGGTCGCGTTCCGCGGCGTGGTGCCGTCGCTCGACGACGCCTACGCGGCGAGCCGCGTCGTCCTCGTGCCCGTGCCGAGCGGCACGGGGCTCAAGGTGAAGCTGGTCGAAGCGCTGTGCCACGGGCGGCCGGTCGTGACCACGCCGGCGGGCGCGGCGGGCGTCGATGCGGGGGAGGGCACGGGCGTCGCCGTCGCGGCGGACGCGGAGGCGTTCGTCGCGGCGACGCGACGGCTGCTCGAGGACGAGGTCGCCTGGCGTGCGGCCGCCGGCGCCGCCGCGGCGCACGCACGGCGACGGTTCGCGCCGGACGCGGCGTTCGCGCCCCTGTGGGACGCGCTCGAAGGCCGCGTGCGGCGCGACGATTAG
- a CDS encoding TraR/DksA C4-type zinc finger protein produces MTDPERARWKQRLEALRDETIGRDPARIEPNRTDHASTSDEDAQALSEMHQVLASKRNQGQAERLREIAGALDRLARDPDLFGLCADCEEPILPARLEAIPWTSRCASCQERLDPRRSATRKSLTDFS; encoded by the coding sequence GTGACGGATCCCGAGCGGGCGCGGTGGAAGCAGCGTCTCGAGGCGCTGCGCGACGAGACCATCGGCCGCGACCCGGCGCGCATCGAGCCGAACCGCACCGACCACGCCTCGACCAGCGACGAGGACGCCCAGGCGCTGAGCGAGATGCACCAGGTGCTGGCCTCGAAGCGCAACCAGGGCCAGGCGGAGCGGCTGCGCGAGATCGCCGGTGCGCTCGACCGGCTGGCGCGCGACCCGGACCTCTTCGGCCTCTGCGCCGACTGCGAGGAGCCGATCCTGCCGGCGCGCCTGGAAGCGATCCCCTGGACGAGCCGCTGCGCCTCCTGCCAGGAGCGCCTCGACCCGCGCCGGAGCGCGACGCGCAAGTCGCTCACCGACTTCTCCTGA
- a CDS encoding TetR family transcriptional regulator — protein sequence MSRRATPSAPALDGRVRRSERSREAIVGALFDLIGEGVLQPTARQVADRAGVGIRSVFRHFSEMESLYRAMDGRLEGEAVRILTAPAATGTLAQRVRALVRQRVALFERIAPYKRSANLLRWRSPFLQQRHQRMRRVLRDDLCTRLPELRRAPADRLEAVDLLTSFETWDDLRVDRRLGVPRAAAVVERAVLALAAPRTSR from the coding sequence GTGAGCCGCCGGGCGACCCCCTCGGCACCGGCCCTCGACGGGCGCGTGCGCCGCAGCGAGCGCAGCCGCGAGGCCATCGTCGGGGCCCTCTTCGACCTGATCGGCGAGGGGGTGCTCCAGCCTACGGCGCGGCAGGTGGCCGACCGGGCGGGCGTCGGCATCCGCAGCGTGTTCCGGCACTTCTCCGAGATGGAGTCGCTGTACCGGGCGATGGACGGACGGCTCGAAGGCGAGGCGGTGCGGATCCTGACGGCGCCGGCGGCGACCGGCACGCTGGCGCAGCGCGTGCGGGCCCTGGTGCGGCAGCGGGTGGCGCTGTTCGAGCGCATCGCGCCCTACAAGCGCTCGGCGAACCTGCTGCGCTGGCGGTCGCCGTTCCTGCAGCAGCGGCACCAGCGGATGCGCCGGGTGCTGCGCGACGACCTGTGCACGCGCCTGCCGGAGCTGCGGCGCGCGCCGGCCGACCGGCTGGAGGCCGTCGACCTCCTCACCAGCTTCGAGACCTGGGACGACCTGCGCGTCGATCGCCGCCTCGGGGTGCCGCGGGCGGCGGCCGTCGTCGAGCGCGCGGTGCTGGCCCTGGCGGCGCCGCGGACGTCGCGATGA
- a CDS encoding sulfatase-like hydrolase/transferase, with product MRWRRLLATAAGLVVVAGAVVWLKSDTLLLPLPGRLDRWRDPIGPTAAVTWEPGPATPPAERPPNVILIVADDLGYNDLTVAGGGVADGAVPTPRIDAIAREGVTFANGYAGNATCAPSRAAIMTGRFPTRFGFEFTPAPKQFMRLVAWMNRDQPRPPIYYGEREADVPPLAQQGIPASEITIAELLRDAGYHTLALGKWHLGEAPPMRPTARGFDEFLGFYQGAALYLPVDDPSGVSSVQDFDPIDRFLWANLSFNVRKDDGPRFTPGAYLTDYLADEAARAIAANRHRPFFMYLAFNAPHTPLQALRSDYDALPQIENHTLRVYAAMIRALDRAVGTVLDALRANGLEEDTLVVFTSDNGGASYLGLPDLNHPYRGWKMTFFEGGVHAPFLARWPAKIAPGTRVDAPVAHVDLFATAAAAAGAPLPDDRTMDGIDLVALARGEPGARTHEAIFWRSGHYRSVLADGWKLQVSEHPPRTWLFDLTSDPTEQHDLSAARPDQLRRMQAVLAAQEAQMVPPDWPSLIEGAIVIDTPLGMPERPDSDWVAWPN from the coding sequence ATGAGGTGGCGGCGCCTCCTCGCCACGGCCGCCGGCCTCGTCGTCGTCGCCGGAGCCGTCGTCTGGCTGAAGAGCGACACGCTGCTTCTGCCGCTCCCGGGCCGGCTCGATCGCTGGCGTGATCCGATCGGTCCGACCGCGGCGGTGACCTGGGAGCCGGGGCCGGCCACCCCGCCCGCCGAGCGGCCGCCGAACGTGATCCTCATCGTCGCCGACGACCTCGGCTACAACGACCTCACCGTCGCCGGCGGCGGCGTCGCGGACGGCGCGGTGCCGACGCCGCGCATCGACGCGATCGCGCGCGAGGGTGTCACCTTCGCGAACGGCTACGCCGGCAACGCCACCTGCGCGCCGTCGCGCGCCGCGATCATGACCGGCCGCTTCCCGACCCGCTTCGGCTTCGAGTTCACGCCGGCGCCGAAGCAGTTCATGCGCCTCGTCGCCTGGATGAACCGTGACCAGCCGCGGCCGCCGATCTACTACGGCGAGCGCGAGGCCGACGTGCCCCCGCTGGCGCAGCAGGGCATCCCGGCGAGCGAGATCACGATCGCGGAGCTCCTGCGCGACGCCGGCTACCACACGCTGGCGCTCGGCAAGTGGCATCTCGGCGAGGCGCCGCCGATGCGCCCGACCGCCCGCGGCTTCGACGAGTTCCTCGGCTTCTACCAGGGCGCGGCCCTCTACCTGCCGGTCGACGATCCCTCGGGCGTGAGCTCCGTGCAGGACTTCGACCCGATCGACCGCTTCCTGTGGGCGAACCTGTCCTTCAACGTCCGCAAGGACGACGGTCCGCGCTTCACGCCCGGCGCCTATCTGACCGACTACCTCGCCGACGAGGCGGCCCGCGCGATCGCCGCGAACCGCCACCGGCCGTTCTTCATGTACCTCGCCTTCAACGCGCCGCACACGCCGCTCCAGGCGCTGCGCAGCGACTACGACGCGCTGCCGCAGATCGAGAACCACACGCTGCGCGTCTACGCGGCGATGATCCGCGCGCTCGATCGCGCCGTCGGCACGGTGCTGGACGCGCTGCGCGCGAACGGGCTCGAGGAGGATACGCTCGTCGTCTTCACGAGCGACAACGGCGGCGCGAGCTACCTCGGCCTGCCGGATCTGAACCATCCGTATCGGGGGTGGAAGATGACGTTCTTCGAGGGCGGCGTGCACGCGCCGTTCCTCGCGCGCTGGCCGGCGAAGATCGCGCCGGGAACGCGCGTCGACGCACCGGTCGCGCACGTCGACCTCTTCGCCACCGCCGCCGCGGCGGCGGGCGCGCCGCTGCCGGACGACCGCACGATGGACGGGATCGACCTCGTCGCGCTCGCCCGCGGCGAGCCCGGCGCGCGCACGCACGAGGCGATCTTCTGGCGCTCGGGCCACTACCGCAGCGTCCTCGCCGACGGCTGGAAGCTCCAGGTCTCGGAGCATCCGCCGCGTACCTGGCTCTTCGACCTGACGAGCGACCCGACCGAGCAGCACGACCTCTCGGCCGCGCGCCCCGACCAGCTGCGCCGCATGCAGGCGGTGCTCGCCGCCCAGGAGGCGCAGATGGTGCCGCCGGACTGGCCGTCGCTCATCGAGGGCGCGATCGTGATCGACACGCCGCTCGGCATGCCGGAGCGGCCCGACTCCGACTGGGTCGCGTGGCCGAACTAG
- a CDS encoding response regulator translates to MPTASRTVVAKSPLSYAAALGSAAAALALRVALDPLLEDRQPYVTTYAGIAFAAWFGGARAGLLSAAASFAGVGLLFVPPRGVFGYATTGDLVGAGAFCFTSTIVLLVTTRMRAAQAAAEDAAARALASQAALATEMEERRRVEEELRASQEGLLVAQQAAEAGTWDLDRSTGHLRWSEHHRVLLGLPPGTPPAVDVWLEGVDPRDRAAVARVLGSEASVLRVTFRIHHPERGERWLASWGRTWTPRHGGPPRMAGITRDVTDEKRAADAVQAGEERLRLVAKAARMAIWDLDLATGRIEGSAETGPLFGRPPDRLHDDVAGWARQIHPEDRAETVRRLEGMRHGREYHARYRIQPDDGGPVRWLEGVGAPLCDEEGRPVRAVGCVFDVTERMQAETVLREQTALLQTIVHRLPVLIAYLDTDLRYRLNSESYTDWFGLPLSEVTGRHIGDVVGPTAMETLGPHLRRALDGHAVRFEAEVAYTRGGARCIEAAYVPHVVDDRVLGLVVFVHDVTARRQAEDALRRADRAKDEFLAMLGHELRNPLASVRNAIVTARLDEAHRERALEIADRQTDQLRRLVDDLLDVARVTQGKITLHTEPVLLSEVVQRAVEAATQAVEERGQTLAVSLPAEPVVLEADVARIQQVFGNLLANASRYTPAGGRIEISAATGAEVVVRVRDTGSGIPADVLPHVFDLFVQAERPLDRAHGGLGVGLTVVRRLVELHGGRVTAHSAGRDAGSEFAVVLPVMASHPDEHDPPRLPHGTTHGSRVLLVEDNADAADAVRMLLELLGHQVRVASDGPSALAQLAASLPDVVVLDIGLPGMDGYEVAQRIRADARTRHLPIVALTGYGRTEDATRAAASGIDRHLVKPVDPDALHALLLRLRTDAAAAS, encoded by the coding sequence GTGCCGACAGCGTCCCGTACCGTCGTCGCGAAGAGTCCGCTGTCCTACGCGGCAGCGCTCGGCTCCGCCGCGGCGGCGCTCGCCCTCCGCGTCGCGCTCGATCCGCTGCTCGAGGACCGGCAGCCGTACGTCACCACCTACGCCGGGATCGCCTTCGCCGCCTGGTTCGGCGGGGCCCGCGCCGGACTGCTCTCCGCGGCGGCCTCGTTCGCCGGCGTCGGCCTGCTCTTCGTCCCACCGCGCGGCGTCTTCGGCTACGCCACGACCGGCGACCTCGTCGGCGCCGGCGCGTTCTGCTTCACCAGCACGATCGTCCTCCTGGTGACGACCCGAATGCGCGCCGCCCAGGCCGCGGCCGAGGACGCCGCGGCGCGCGCGCTCGCCAGCCAGGCCGCGCTGGCGACCGAGATGGAGGAGCGACGGCGCGTCGAAGAGGAGCTGCGAGCGAGCCAGGAGGGCCTGCTCGTCGCCCAGCAGGCGGCCGAAGCCGGCACCTGGGACCTCGACCGCAGCACCGGCCACCTGCGCTGGTCGGAGCACCACCGCGTCCTCCTCGGGCTGCCGCCCGGAACGCCGCCCGCGGTCGACGTCTGGCTCGAGGGCGTCGATCCGCGCGACCGCGCCGCCGTCGCGCGGGTGCTCGGCAGCGAGGCGAGCGTCCTGCGCGTGACGTTCCGCATCCACCACCCCGAGCGCGGCGAGCGCTGGCTCGCGAGCTGGGGCCGCACGTGGACGCCGCGCCACGGCGGCCCGCCGCGCATGGCCGGCATCACGCGAGACGTGACGGACGAGAAGCGCGCCGCCGACGCGGTCCAGGCGGGCGAGGAGCGCCTGCGCCTCGTCGCCAAAGCGGCGCGCATGGCGATCTGGGATCTCGATCTCGCGACCGGCCGCATCGAGGGCTCGGCCGAGACCGGCCCCCTCTTCGGGCGTCCCCCCGACCGCCTGCACGACGACGTCGCCGGCTGGGCGCGTCAGATCCATCCCGAGGATCGCGCCGAGACGGTGCGCAGGCTCGAGGGCATGCGCCACGGCCGCGAGTACCACGCACGCTACCGCATCCAACCCGACGACGGCGGCCCCGTGCGCTGGCTCGAGGGCGTCGGCGCGCCGCTCTGCGACGAGGAGGGCCGGCCGGTGCGCGCCGTCGGCTGCGTCTTCGACGTGACCGAGCGGATGCAGGCCGAGACGGTCCTGCGCGAGCAGACGGCGCTGCTGCAGACCATCGTCCACCGCCTGCCCGTCCTCATCGCCTACCTCGACACGGACCTGCGCTACCGCCTGAACAGCGAGAGCTACACCGACTGGTTCGGGCTGCCGCTCTCGGAGGTCACCGGTCGCCACATCGGCGACGTGGTGGGACCGACGGCGATGGAGACGCTCGGGCCGCACCTGCGGCGGGCCCTCGACGGCCATGCCGTGCGCTTCGAGGCCGAGGTCGCATACACCCGGGGCGGGGCGCGCTGCATCGAAGCCGCCTACGTCCCGCACGTGGTCGACGACCGCGTCCTCGGGCTCGTCGTCTTCGTGCACGACGTCACCGCGCGCCGCCAGGCCGAGGACGCGCTCCGCCGTGCCGATCGCGCGAAGGACGAGTTCCTGGCGATGCTGGGGCACGAGCTGCGCAACCCGCTCGCCTCGGTGCGCAACGCCATCGTCACCGCCCGTCTCGATGAGGCCCACCGCGAGCGCGCGCTCGAGATCGCGGACCGGCAGACGGACCAGCTCCGCCGTCTGGTCGACGACCTCCTCGACGTCGCGCGCGTGACCCAGGGCAAGATCACGCTGCACACCGAACCCGTGCTCCTCTCCGAGGTCGTGCAGCGCGCGGTCGAGGCCGCGACGCAGGCCGTCGAGGAGCGTGGCCAGACGCTCGCGGTGTCGCTGCCCGCCGAGCCCGTCGTGCTCGAGGCGGACGTCGCCCGCATCCAACAGGTGTTCGGCAACCTGCTCGCAAACGCGAGCCGCTACACGCCGGCCGGCGGACGCATCGAGATCAGCGCCGCCACCGGCGCCGAGGTCGTGGTCCGGGTGCGCGACACGGGCTCCGGCATCCCCGCCGACGTGCTGCCGCACGTCTTCGACCTCTTCGTGCAGGCCGAGCGCCCGCTCGACCGCGCCCACGGCGGCCTCGGCGTCGGGCTCACCGTCGTGCGCCGGCTGGTGGAGCTGCACGGCGGACGGGTGACGGCGCACAGCGCCGGGCGCGACGCCGGCAGCGAGTTCGCCGTCGTGCTGCCGGTCATGGCGTCGCACCCGGACGAGCACGACCCGCCTCGCCTGCCGCACGGGACGACGCACGGCTCGCGCGTCCTTCTCGTCGAGGACAACGCCGACGCCGCGGACGCCGTGCGTATGCTGCTCGAGCTGCTCGGGCACCAGGTGCGCGTGGCGAGCGACGGGCCCTCGGCCCTCGCACAGCTCGCCGCCTCCCTACCGGACGTCGTGGTGCTCGACATCGGGCTCCCGGGCATGGACGGCTACGAGGTCGCGCAGCGCATCCGCGCCGACGCGAGGACGCGTCACCTGCCCATCGTCGCGCTCACCGGCTACGGGCGGACGGAGGACGCAACGCGCGCCGCCGCCTCGGGCATCGACCGCCACCTGGTGAAGCCGGTCGATCCCGACGCGCTGCATGCCCTGCTCCTCCGGCTGCGCACGGACGCGGCGGCGGCGAGCTAG